The Coleofasciculus sp. FACHB-1120 region GTAGCATCGTCCGATTCTACTAGCTGAAATCTTGTGGTTGCGGAGGCTTAAGCGGTTCAAGAATTAAAAGACCACTACCTGTTGCCGCAATGATGTGAGATCACCACGTCTGATAACCCGCTCCCTAACTGGATTGCCTTGCTATGCTGTAAGGTAGTTGCCCTGCGCTTGAATCGCCCACTCACTAGAACCATGACCCAGCAACCTAAACGCATATGTATCCTCGGTGGCGGCTTTGGCGGTCTCTACACTGCCCTGCGCTTGAGCCAGTTGCCTTGGGAAAAATCGGAACGTCCGGAAATTGTCTTGGTGGATCGAGATGACCGCTTTTTGTTCACGCCGCTGCTGTATGAACTACTCACCGGGGAACTGCAAACTTGGGAAATTGCCCCACCGTTTCAAGAGATTTTAGCGAACACGGGTGTGCGCTTCTGCCAGGGCGTTGTGGCTGGAATAGATATCCAGGAAAAACTTGTACATTTGCATGATGGCCCTGCCTTCTCCTACGATCGCTTGGTGTTAGCTTTGGGTGGAGAGACGCCCCTAGATATGGTGCCAGGGGCAGCTGAATATGCGTTTCCTTTCCGAACGATTGCTCACGCCTACCGCTTGGAAGAACGGCTGAGAATTTTGGAAGAGTCGGAAACGGATAAAATTCGCATCGCCATTGTGGGAGGCGGTTACTGTGGGGTTGAATTGGCTTGCAAGTTGGCGGATCGCCTTGGCGAACGAGGTCGCATCCGGTTAATTGAACAAGCTGATATGATTCTCCGGACATCGCCAGATTTTAACCGGGAAGCGGCGCGAAAAGCTTTGGAAGAAAGGGGCGTGTGGATTGATTTGGACACGGCAGTAGAGTCGATGTCACCGACTACGATCTCGCTAGTGTACAAAGCACAGGTAGACCAAATCCCAGTGGATTTGGTGCTGTGGACGGTGGGAACGCAAGTAGCAGAGGCAGTGCGATCGCTCGAACTCAAACACAATCAACGCGGTCAAATTACCACTACGCCGACTCTACAAGTGGTTGACCATCCAGAAATCTTTGCCCTTGGCGACCTTTCGGACGCTCACGATGCTGACGGTCAGCAAATACCGGCAACTGCCCAGTCTGCCTTCCAGCAATCAGATTATACTGCCTGGAATATCTGGGCATCGCTGACCGGGCGTCCTTTGCTTCCCTTCCGCTATCAAAGTTTTGGTGAACTGATGACCTTGGGGACGGATAACGCCACTTTCACTGGCATGGGAGTAAAGGTGGATGGTTCTCTTGCTTACCTGTTCCGGCGTCTAGCGTATCTGTATCGGATGCCAACGCTCAATCATCAGTTGAAAGTCGGATTTAATTGGATTGCCCAACCTTTGTTGGAAATGTTCTCCAAGTAATCTGGAATTCGGGGTCATCCCCTTGAAGTCAAAGATGGGCAATGCCCACTTATACAGTTTCACTATATTTATCTCTTAGATTCTCATGTAAGGGCGCGAGGCTTTGTCTCGTGCCCTTACGTTTAGGGAGGAATTGACGCTCCCACGGCTTTAAGGAAGTAGAGCCGTGGGAGCGTCAATACTGAGATAGGATTTATGACATGATGATGAATCTAGCCGGTGGTTTTATTGGGTTTGCGATCTTGAGATGGAACGCTAAAGTAGCATGAAGCGCCCCAAAGTTATTTTTCTTGATGCCGTGGGCACCATGTTTGGTGTCAGGGGTAGTGTAGGAGAGGCGTATAGCGCGATCGCTAGTCGGTTTGGCGTCCAAGTCTCCGCTGAGGTGGTGAATCCAGCCTTTTACCAAAGCTTTAAAGCCGCACCGCCGCCAGTTTTTATCGGTGCAGAATCCCAAGAAATACCGGATCGGGAATTTGAGTGGTGGAAAGCGATCGCGCTTTCTACATTTGGACAAGTTGGCGTCTTGCCGCAATTTTCAGACTTTTCCAATTTTTTTGACGAACTCTACGCCTACTTCTCCACCGCGGAACCTTGGTTTGTTTATCCCGATGTTCTTACAGCTTTGGAAAAATGGCGGGAAATGGAAATTGAGCTGGGTGTATTGTCAAATTTCGATTCGCGTATCTATTCGGTTTTGCAATCCCTGAATTTAATCGAATTTTTTACCTCTGTCACCATTTCCTCGGAAATTGGTGCTGCCAAACCCAATCCCAAAATTTTTGCCGCTGCGTTGGAGAAACATAACTGTTCGCCTGAGGAAGCATGGCACATTGGCGACAGTCATAAAGAGGACTATCAAGGAGCAAAAGCAGCGGGACTCAAGGGCATTTTTTTAAAGCGCACTGAGTAGAGGGTTGGGACATGATGTAACAGTGTAGTTGTGGCAGCGAAAAGCCACGTATAGCGCGATACGGTCAGCGATCGTTTTTCTCAAGTGCTACTGCCTGTAGTTTCACCATCGTGACTCAAGAGCAACTGTGCTAATCGAGCCATGCTACTGCATCATTTCTACTTGCTTGGAGCGATCGCGTAACTCGTCAACAAGGAGTCATAGATGTCTTTTCTACCTTATGAAAATTTCACTATTACAACTAATCTAGATGCAGAGCAAGTCAAGAGAATATTGGCTGATGTCATTGAACCGCCTAAGACGTTTAGAAATTCTTGGTCTTCGGCATCAAGATCGCATAAACCCTATGAAGGTAAAATTTATGATCATAGTTTCCAAATATCTAGAATTATCTATACCCGAAATTCATTTTTACCAATTATTAAAGGCAAAATTTCCCCTCAAGTTATTGGTTGCTCAATCAATATAACTATGAAATTGCATATTCTTGTATTAATATTTATGGGCTACTGGTTGAGTATGACTGGCAGCATCGGAGTAGGATTTCTATTGGCATTGCTATCAGATAATCGAATGGGCATAGCTGGTTTGATGCCCCTTGGGATGTTTGTATTTGGTTGTCTTTTATGCATAATTCCTTTTAAAATTGAAGCCAAAAAATCTAAGGAGTTTTTATACAAGCTGTTCAGTGCTTAGTTTTCATAAAAATCACACGACAAAAGCATCTAAGAAAAATCCTTCGCTCCATTTGACTAGGAAGAAAGAGCATCGACCAACATTCAAGCAGTTTGATGGGAGCGATCGCGCTAATTTTGTAGCCTGACTAATACTTGAGTCTCTTAATTTTTTGCAGGTGTTGCTTGGATGGCGCAAGGCTGACTGTTGCACTGTTGGATGTAAAGCTGATCCACATAAGGTTTCTGCCACCTTAAAGGAATCTCTAGTAAATCTCGCGTACCAGTCATGCCTTGTCCCACAAATAGTAAGAGTGCAATGCAGCTCAAAATGATGTGAACGTTGCGCCAACGATTTAGCCGATCTTTGTAGATATCTTCAATAATTGCTAACGAAAATATCATTAACATTGCCGCTGCGATGCCGATGTAGTAGTGAGACACCAACCACTCATTGTCCCGGCGATAAACGCCTTCTTGGAAGCCGAGAATCATTAAACCTGCGCCGGTTAAGGTTGCAAAAACGCCGCGCCAGAGCCGTTGTTTGGCTTTGCAGAGCAATACTAAGGAGACAATGGTAGCCGCAAACATTAGGAGGATAAAGACAACTTGAAAAGGTTTCTGGCTCCAGATTTGCTTGCTCAAAATATGCTCAAAAATCGGGTACGCAAGCCCGATGAGGCTAACTCCGACAATAGCACCAGAGAGCCATTTGCCTAATTGGACGTGTTCTTGCCCGACTACTGGCGGAATTTTACTTTTGCCTGCTAAATTTTGCAAGCGGCGTTGGCGAGTCTGCCAAGCGCGGTTGACGACGATGCCAATTAGAGGGAACACAACTGCAATTGCGATCGCGGGATGAATTAAAGCCGCCAAATCTGCAATTTCCATAACAACCTAAGTATGCGTTGATTTTTTAGCTACTGAAAGGAGCAAAGCCAAAGGTGGCATTGAATTGGCGACACCAAATCGCCACTGAGCCAAACTCTGCTGGATTGACGCTAGCAGGAATCGCATAGCGTTGAGTACCACTTATTTTTTGTAAGCGACCGATACTTACATAATCTTTTTCTTTAATGCCATTGATTGGCGGCTTTTCCGAACGATACAGGATGACGAATAAATCCGGGCCATTGTCAGTTTTGAAAGCTTGATCAAACTCCAGATAGCGTTTTCCATTTTCTGTAACCAAGCGCACAGTTCCCTGGGTGGGATGTTCTCCTCTCTGAAAGGTTCCAGACTGTGTAAGCGTCTGCGCTACCGATGTAGCAGATGGGTTTGTCAATGGCGCAGTCTGAACATTTGGCTGATTGGAGTTGGCTTCTTTGGTACAGCCTACGCTCAAAAGTGTTACTACACAAATTACTGCTAAATAATTCATTTTCATAGAAGTTGTCCTCAAAATCATCTCTACTGACACTTTAAAAGACGGTGGCAGCAAAAAAATGAGTTTTACCTGAGAAACAGATTGGAAATGGATGATAGCTTTTTAGACAAGTTTTTAGATTAATATACTGTCGTTTCAACTTCCTGTCAGTTTCTATTTCTTTCAGTAAATTCTCATTTTTATAGTTTGTAAGTAGAGTAGATTATGGTCAGGCTTGTAATCATTGCCGTTGATTGCTATTGAGCTACTGCTTCTTGGGCGATTTTGGCAACTACTAACATCTACAATAAAAACTTATAAATTCAATCAAGGAGATGTAGTTAAATTTTATGTTTATTGGCAAGCTTGCCTATATCCTGTATTATCTTATGAATCTATTATCCGGGTTAGTACGCAATTCTAAAACGAAATTTTAGTATCAATTGTAAGAAAATTAGCAATTAATTGATTAGCAAGTAACTTCAGTTTTAGGAAAGTAACAGAGATGACGACTTCACAAATTGAAAATCCAATCTCAAAGCGTCAAGTCCTAAGAAGGATTTTCCGCCTTCAGATGGCAACGCTGATCATGCTGGGGATTGTTGTCTTCGCTGCTGCGATCGCTACTGCATGGTTTGCGGGTGAAGGGAAAATTAGCCAGCTATTTGCCGAACTGAATATTTTACAAGAAAATCCACCCATGTGGCTGCAAGCGCCAATGAAGAGTGAATACTTGCTAGTTCCTACGGTTGCTTTGCTAGCGATTGTTTTGGTAGTGATGAAGATTTCCCCAAAGACCGATGCTTGGTCTCGGTTTTTTGTCGTGGGGATTTTGCTAGGGTTAACGGGTCGCTATATTGTATGGCGATCGCTTTCAACTCTGAATGTTGCTGACCCTCTGAATGGCGTCTTCAGCCTGGGGTTATTTTTTATGGAAATGTTGATGTTGAGTAGTAGTACGATTCAGCTTTTTTTGATGCTGAACGTAAAGGAGCGACATCGGGAAGCTGACCAGATGGCGAAAAGTGTGATTGATGGTAGCTTTATGCCAACCGTCGATATTTTTATTCCAACTTATAATGAGCCTGTATTTATTCTTGAACGCACAATCATTGGTTGTCAAGCTTTAGATTATCCTAATAAGACAATTTATTTACTGGATGATACGAAACGTCCAGAAATGCGAAAATTGGCTGAGAATTTAGGTTGCGAGTATAAAACGAGGCGAGATAATAGCCATGCAAAAGCCGGGAATTTAAATCATACGTTTCCTCAAACAAAGGGAGAGTTGATTGTTGTATTTGATGCAGATTTTATTCCGACTAAAAACTTTCTCACCCGTACTGTAGGTTTTTTTCAAGATGAAACCGTTGCCCTAGTACAGACTCCTCAAAGCTTTTATAACTCCGATCCGATTGCCCATAATTTAGGATTGGAAAATGTCCTAACGCCCGAAGAAGAAGTGTTTTACCGGCAAATTCAACCCATTCGGGATGCAGCTGATAGCGTTATTTGTTCTGGAACTTCTTTCATTGTTAGGCGCAGCGCTTTAGAAGCAGCAGGTGGATTTGCCATAGATTCCTTGAGTGAAGATTACTTCACGGGCATTTGTTTATCTGCCAAAGGCTACCGATTAATTTACCTAGATGAAAAGTTAAGTGCTGGATTAGCCGCAGAAAATATTGCCGCTCATGCTACTCAGCGGCTACGGTGGGCACAAGGAACTTTACAAGCTTTCTTTATTAAGGCGAATCCGTTAACGATTCCAGGACTGAGTCCTCTGCAAAGACTGGCTCATTTAGAAGGATTATTGCATTGGTTTACCAGTTTGGCGCGGGTTTATTTTTTACTAATGCCGTTAACTTATTCGTTTCTCGGCGTTATTCCCATTCGAGCAATGACTGGTGAATTATTGTATTATCTTCTCCCTTACTATGTCGTGCAACTCTCTGTTTTTTCCTGGTTAAATTATCGTTCGCGTTCAGCTTTGCTGTCGGATATTTACACGTTGGTGCTTTGCGTTCCTCTAGCGCTAACTGTACTTCAAGTAATGCTGAATCCTTTTTCTAAAGGGTTTAAGGTAACGCCCAAGGGAATATCACGCGATCGCTTTGCTTTCAACTGGAATTTAGCATGGCCTTTGATTATTTTATTTATCGCAAGTGCTGTGAGCTTGTGGCGGAATTTAGGAATGAGCATAATGGCGGGGGGTTGGCAAGCGGCGGAAGCTTACGAATCAACTGAAGTATATAAAGGTCTCGGCTTAGGTTGGATTTGGAGCGGTTATAACTTGTTAATGATTGGCATTGCGTTGTTAATTTTATTAGATGTCCCCAAACCAGATATTTATGAATGGTTTGATTTACGGAGGGTGATCCGGCTGAATGTTGCTGGGCAGAATTTTTGGGGCATTACTACGATGATTTCGGAAGCAGGCGCTCAAATTGCCTTGACCCACGGAGGAATACCGAATGATACCAGTGAAATGTTGCCGGTATCATTAGAAATTATGGAAGAACAATTAGAATTGCAAGGCAAAATTACCCATACCGGATTTAGATGTGAGTATCCAACCGTGCGGGTGACTTTTGAGAAATTGAACCTCAAGCAATATCGGTGTCTGGTAGAAATGCTATTTTGTCGCCCAGGTCAGTGGAAGCGCCGAGAGACTCCTGGAGAATTTGGTTCTTTGTTGCTGATTTTCAAGATTTTACTTCGTCCACGAGTTTTGTTTGATAGGGAGGGAGAAGTAAAAGCGATCGCTGTTTCCAAAATTTAAAGCTTTGCTATTTTCAGAAGCTAGAGATGGTGCCCCATACACTCTCTCACTTTGGAAATTTTTCTGTTTCTCTACTTGCTCTGCCAGCTTGTCTGAAGGACTCAATAAAAATACACTAGAGATGGATTAATCGCGTCTCTATTCTCATCAAAAATCTTGGGCATATTCCTCTGCCTATTTTGGTTAAAAAGGGGAGGTGCGTCCGGGAGCGAAAAGGGCAATTGCCTTACCTAAATAATGATAGGAGTAATAGAATATGTCGATGGAACATAAGGCGTTTGTATTTGACTATGATAGTTTCATATACGAATTGAGTAATATTCTAAGAAACGCCCTGCTGACCAATAATAATGAAAAGCTAGTGAGCTTTATTAAGCAAAATATAAATTCCCTAAAAGACCCCTATGAGGGTGAAGCTCTAAATACTTCGTGGGAAACTATGGTAGAACCGAAAGACCCTCACCAGTATGGCGACTTTGCACTCATGAAGTTCTACGACCCTCAAGATGACATTGGTCTTGGAGCAATGTGGGAATGGGAAAATATTCAAAAAATTTTCAAAAAAGAATGCGGAAAAAATTCTGTCATTTTAGGTACTCCTTTTGGCTCTAAAGATAATTATTTTGATCCTGGAAAAATGGGGTCGTATTTCCAATCAAAAAGCTAAGTTCAAGACAACTTACAATTGCTAACAGAGATGCTTTACCTGAGGTCGGATATTTTTGATGAATTGAATGAGGCGTTTAAAATGATTAAGAAAGCTGCGGAGTCAGAAAAAGGTCTTTACGTAACATTCTGATATGGCCTACCAATCAGTTACTGGGAAGATGAAAGAAAAATTGTTATTAAGTAACTGTACAGAATTAATTCCCCAAGCAGACGCGATCGCTAATTGAGAAGCATTCCACAAGAGAGATTAAACATGACAGTAAATATGCGATCGCACAGGTCGTCCTTACTGAATTGAGAGCGATCGCTCTCGACGCCACCTAGTCTAAAAACTGTACGCTCTAAAAACTGTACATTCTAAAAACTGTACGCAGTATTTGACAGCCTTACCCTCTGCTCTGGCGAAGTCGTCCGAGATTTCACTCTTTCACTGTCTTGTTGCCGAGTTAACTTTTCCAGTTTCAGGTCGCCATATCTAGCATAAAGTTGTTTGATCTCTTCCTTCATCTGGTCGCATTCGGTCTGTAGCCGCTGATTTTGATGGCGCATCTGTTGAATCTTCTCCTGATGTTCCTGACCAGCTATCCGGTAAGTTTGGTGAGAGTTCGCCAGTTCATCCTGTAGCTTCTGAATTTCCTGTTTCAGCTGCTTTAATTCCTGGGATTCAACTGGCTTTGTTATATAAACTTTTTTTGGAGCCTTTTGTTGACTAGAAGCACTCTTGTTTTTCTCAAGTTCTAGGCGAGACTTCGCCAGTTCATCCTGTAGCTTCTGAACTTCCTGTTTCAGCTGATGTACTTCCTGAGATTCACCCGGACAATTTAAATGAACTTCTTGTATATAACTTTGTATAGTAGAAGGACAATTATTTTCGGCAGTTTGTAGAAATTGCAATCCGATTTCTCTGAGCCGCGCCAACGTTAAATCTTGACTAAGCCCGATGTAGCATTGGCAGAGTTCCCCATTTATTTTCTTGCAAGCGTACCAAAAATCTCCATCATTTTTAGTTTCTTTGCTAGCGATGAAATCAGATGTACGTTGATCGACTGGCTTAAAATTAAAGGACTTAGAACTTGGTAAATTAAGCCATTGGAACCATTGCTCAGAATCCAGATGGATGTCTTCTAGTCGTTCACCCCGTCGGGGATCTTCTACCCAAAATTCTAATGTTGCTCTCTCGGTAAATGACCAAACTTTTGGTGTCTTAGCCGCCATAATATAAGTTACACAGATAAGTTATTCACAAAATTAACAAGTTTCAGCATTTTCGCCAGTATTCCATGTAACTTTTTTTTCAGTAAACTCCATAATTTTACGGTGGCTCTTTACCAATAAACGCATAATTACGGAACATCTTCCATGCCTCTCCCTTGTTTTATAAGTAAATATACCAAGGATTTTTCACTGGTGAAGGTTTTTAGACATCAGGTTTATTAAATCTTTAAAATATTCAGGATTACTGTTGACACAATCTTCATAGTCAGGGGCAGGCTGCAAGTTATTGAGGGGAAGCAGCTGCGTCTAGGCTTGCTGGTACGTAAGTCAAAAAGAGAATTTCTCTTTTTCGAGGAGAGAGGTGAACCTGCATGGCTGAGAGATAGGTGAGAACTCTTTCCCTGTCGGTTGAGGTTAGGTTGAAATGTGTGAAACCTAACCGCAGGTAGTATTTCATTAGCTTGGCAGCGTGGAACCTAACCTACGGCTGCTAGGCTATACGCGCTTGACTCTAGAGTGCAAGCGTGGGGTGTAAAGCGGAATTTTCTAAAAGCATCGGGCAGGATTTTGATTAGGGCAAGTTGCACATTGCGTCAGTTCACCTAAAAAATGTAGCTGAATCTCTAGATTAAATTTTTAGTGTTTTCTGCTGGATTGAAAATTACCAAATTCCAGCTTTTTTGCCTTAAGGAGGACTTTCTATCCTTAAAAATCAATCCAACTGTTTAAACGATTTAAATTTCATCCTAAAGATAGGTGAATAAAAACCTTACTAGCTGCAACTGTGTGAAAAGTTCCAAAAATTTAGTCACGGATTGATTCCAGCTCCTTCTCTAGAATGAGACTCGATGGTAATGCTCCCACAATGAAAGAGGAAGATAAAACTAAAAGTGAACTCATCGCTGAATTAGTAGCGCTCCGCCAACGAGTTGCCGAGTTAGAGAAACAAGAAAATCAATATCAGCAGTCAGAGGAGGCTCTGCGGTTAAACGAAGAGCGCTTCCTGATGTTGCTGGAAAACATGAAAGACTATGCAATTTTTTTCCTGGATCTGGAAGGATGTGTTATCAAGTGGGGGGCAGGGGCAGAAAGAATATTAGGCTATCAGGAAGCAGAGATTCTGGGCAAATCTGGCTCCATAATTTTTACACCTGAAGATCGCGATCGCGGCGATGACGAGAAAGAACTGGGAAAGGCATTGAGGGAAGGGCGAGCTGAGAACGAACGCTGGCACGTCCGTAAGGATGGTAGTCGTTTCTGGGGCAGTGGTATTGTCACTTCTTTACGAGATGAGAACGGACAGCTGCAAGGGTTGGCTAAAATCATGCGCGACTTCACGGATCGCAAGCAAGCTGAAGAGGAACGGACTCGGTTACTTGCCCGCGAACAGGAGGCACGCACCCAGGCTGAATCAGCTAACCGGATGAAAGACGAGTTCCTGGCGACCCTTTCTCACGAACTGCGATCGCCCCTCAATGCCATGCTAGGGTGGACGAGTCTTCTCCGTACCCGAAAATTTGACGCGGCGACGACCGCTCGTGCTATTGAAACGATTGAGCGAAATGCCAAGGCGCAAGCACGCTTGATTGAGGATCTTCTAGATGTTTCGCGGATTATTCGGGGTCAACTCCGCCTCACGGTTTGCCCCCTGGAACTGATTCCAGTCATTGAGTCAGCTATTAATACGGTACGTCCAGCAGCAGATGCCAAGAAGGTAGTGCTAAACAAGTAATGATAGAGAAGAAGAGCTTCATACTGATGTTTTCCTCTTATGCCTGTTTGTCCCATTTGTGCATCTTCTCAAACAGTCAAGAATGGTC contains the following coding sequences:
- a CDS encoding NAD(P)/FAD-dependent oxidoreductase gives rise to the protein MTQQPKRICILGGGFGGLYTALRLSQLPWEKSERPEIVLVDRDDRFLFTPLLYELLTGELQTWEIAPPFQEILANTGVRFCQGVVAGIDIQEKLVHLHDGPAFSYDRLVLALGGETPLDMVPGAAEYAFPFRTIAHAYRLEERLRILEESETDKIRIAIVGGGYCGVELACKLADRLGERGRIRLIEQADMILRTSPDFNREAARKALEERGVWIDLDTAVESMSPTTISLVYKAQVDQIPVDLVLWTVGTQVAEAVRSLELKHNQRGQITTTPTLQVVDHPEIFALGDLSDAHDADGQQIPATAQSAFQQSDYTAWNIWASLTGRPLLPFRYQSFGELMTLGTDNATFTGMGVKVDGSLAYLFRRLAYLYRMPTLNHQLKVGFNWIAQPLLEMFSK
- a CDS encoding DUF4079 domain-containing protein, with translation MEIADLAALIHPAIAIAVVFPLIGIVVNRAWQTRQRRLQNLAGKSKIPPVVGQEHVQLGKWLSGAIVGVSLIGLAYPIFEHILSKQIWSQKPFQVVFILLMFAATIVSLVLLCKAKQRLWRGVFATLTGAGLMILGFQEGVYRRDNEWLVSHYYIGIAAAMLMIFSLAIIEDIYKDRLNRWRNVHIILSCIALLLFVGQGMTGTRDLLEIPLRWQKPYVDQLYIQQCNSQPCAIQATPAKN
- a CDS encoding glycosyltransferase; translated protein: MTTSQIENPISKRQVLRRIFRLQMATLIMLGIVVFAAAIATAWFAGEGKISQLFAELNILQENPPMWLQAPMKSEYLLVPTVALLAIVLVVMKISPKTDAWSRFFVVGILLGLTGRYIVWRSLSTLNVADPLNGVFSLGLFFMEMLMLSSSTIQLFLMLNVKERHREADQMAKSVIDGSFMPTVDIFIPTYNEPVFILERTIIGCQALDYPNKTIYLLDDTKRPEMRKLAENLGCEYKTRRDNSHAKAGNLNHTFPQTKGELIVVFDADFIPTKNFLTRTVGFFQDETVALVQTPQSFYNSDPIAHNLGLENVLTPEEEVFYRQIQPIRDAADSVICSGTSFIVRRSALEAAGGFAIDSLSEDYFTGICLSAKGYRLIYLDEKLSAGLAAENIAAHATQRLRWAQGTLQAFFIKANPLTIPGLSPLQRLAHLEGLLHWFTSLARVYFLLMPLTYSFLGVIPIRAMTGELLYYLLPYYVVQLSVFSWLNYRSRSALLSDIYTLVLCVPLALTVLQVMLNPFSKGFKVTPKGISRDRFAFNWNLAWPLIILFIASAVSLWRNLGMSIMAGGWQAAEAYESTEVYKGLGLGWIWSGYNLLMIGIALLILLDVPKPDIYEWFDLRRVIRLNVAGQNFWGITTMISEAGAQIALTHGGIPNDTSEMLPVSLEIMEEQLELQGKITHTGFRCEYPTVRVTFEKLNLKQYRCLVEMLFCRPGQWKRRETPGEFGSLLLIFKILLRPRVLFDREGEVKAIAVSKI
- a CDS encoding DM13 domain-containing protein, encoding MKMNYLAVICVVTLLSVGCTKEANSNQPNVQTAPLTNPSATSVAQTLTQSGTFQRGEHPTQGTVRLVTENGKRYLEFDQAFKTDNGPDLFVILYRSEKPPINGIKEKDYVSIGRLQKISGTQRYAIPASVNPAEFGSVAIWCRQFNATFGFAPFSS
- a CDS encoding PAS domain S-box protein is translated as MRLDGNAPTMKEEDKTKSELIAELVALRQRVAELEKQENQYQQSEEALRLNEERFLMLLENMKDYAIFFLDLEGCVIKWGAGAERILGYQEAEILGKSGSIIFTPEDRDRGDDEKELGKALREGRAENERWHVRKDGSRFWGSGIVTSLRDENGQLQGLAKIMRDFTDRKQAEEERTRLLAREQEARTQAESANRMKDEFLATLSHELRSPLNAMLGWTSLLRTRKFDAATTARAIETIERNAKAQARLIEDLLDVSRIIRGQLRLTVCPLELIPVIESAINTVRPAADAKKVVLNK
- a CDS encoding HAD family hydrolase; this translates as MKRPKVIFLDAVGTMFGVRGSVGEAYSAIASRFGVQVSAEVVNPAFYQSFKAAPPPVFIGAESQEIPDREFEWWKAIALSTFGQVGVLPQFSDFSNFFDELYAYFSTAEPWFVYPDVLTALEKWREMEIELGVLSNFDSRIYSVLQSLNLIEFFTSVTISSEIGAAKPNPKIFAAALEKHNCSPEEAWHIGDSHKEDYQGAKAAGLKGIFLKRTE